In Streptomyces sp. NBC_01717, one DNA window encodes the following:
- a CDS encoding PP2C family protein-serine/threonine phosphatase yields the protein MIEGARKPSRFEVDRSEGFGERLLGVLLDRAHEMPPQLIAPLVAEEVARVGGRDLSILLQDYEQMLLVPLLGRRLTVGDPEPVEDSPAGEAFLSRKTVEVPQDGSVRMYLPLLDGSDQIGAMAVTLDSVDDDDRRLLRRLAGLVADMIVTKDAYTDLFFQTRRRAPISVAAEIQWSLLPPLSMTVPQVEVAGILEPAYDVAGDSFDYALNGDILHVAMIDAMGHGLDAATMATVAIGAYRHTRRAKTGLSQVYAFMDKAINEQLGPDHFVTAQMMCLNIATGRLQWVNAGHPAPLLIRDRAVVDRLESPTTLPVGFGGEQPTVSERILEPGDRLLCFTDGLIEEHQTGGEQFGEEQLIECTNRILRDRTAVRSVVRGLSHALKQERGDVTSDDATIFLIEWRGGDADHLATLD from the coding sequence ATGATCGAAGGCGCGAGGAAGCCGAGCAGATTTGAGGTGGACCGGTCGGAGGGGTTTGGTGAGCGGTTGCTGGGTGTGCTGCTGGACCGGGCTCACGAGATGCCGCCGCAGTTGATCGCTCCGCTCGTTGCGGAAGAGGTGGCCAGGGTCGGTGGTCGGGACCTCTCGATCCTCTTGCAGGACTACGAACAAATGCTGCTGGTGCCGTTGCTGGGCCGTCGGCTGACGGTCGGTGACCCCGAACCGGTCGAGGACTCTCCCGCCGGCGAGGCGTTCCTGAGCCGCAAAACGGTAGAGGTGCCGCAGGACGGCAGTGTGCGGATGTATCTGCCGCTGCTCGACGGCAGTGACCAGATCGGGGCGATGGCCGTCACCCTGGACAGCGTCGATGACGACGACCGGCGGTTGCTGCGCAGACTCGCCGGCCTGGTCGCAGACATGATCGTCACCAAGGACGCCTACACCGACCTGTTCTTCCAGACCCGTCGCCGCGCCCCGATAAGTGTGGCCGCGGAGATCCAGTGGTCGTTGCTGCCCCCGCTGTCGATGACTGTTCCGCAGGTTGAGGTGGCCGGGATTCTTGAGCCCGCGTACGACGTGGCCGGCGACAGTTTCGACTACGCCCTCAACGGCGACATCCTTCATGTGGCCATGATCGACGCGATGGGCCACGGCCTGGACGCGGCGACCATGGCGACGGTGGCCATCGGCGCCTATCGCCACACGCGACGGGCCAAGACCGGTCTGTCCCAGGTGTACGCGTTCATGGACAAGGCCATCAATGAGCAGTTGGGCCCCGACCACTTCGTCACCGCACAGATGATGTGTCTGAACATCGCCACGGGCCGGTTGCAATGGGTCAATGCAGGCCATCCGGCACCGCTGCTGATCCGTGACCGCGCTGTGGTGGACCGGCTGGAGAGCCCCACCACATTGCCGGTCGGCTTCGGCGGGGAGCAGCCGACAGTCAGCGAGCGGATCCTGGAACCCGGGGACCGGTTGCTGTGCTTCACCGACGGCCTGATCGAGGAGCACCAAACCGGCGGCGAACAGTTCGGTGAGGAACAACTCATCGAGTGCACCAATCGGATCCTCCGTGACCGCACTGCGGTCAGGTCGGTGGTGCGTGGGCTCTCGCACGCCCTCAAGCAAGAACGAGGCGACGTCACCAGCGACGACGCGACCATCTTCCTCATCG
- a CDS encoding PAS domain-containing protein, with protein MADEDPMRRMPAGGDAGDWVGGAILNALFTQSPVGLHVLDTELRVVRVNTATRGMRGVAAEGLLGRHFAEVRVSVARVWAGEKQVTAHGWMRVPGPP; from the coding sequence GTGGCGGACGAGGACCCGATGCGCCGAATGCCGGCGGGTGGAGACGCGGGGGACTGGGTGGGAGGGGCGATCTTGAACGCCTTGTTCACCCAGTCACCGGTGGGACTGCACGTTCTGGATACGGAGCTGCGGGTGGTGCGGGTTAACACCGCCACGCGGGGCATGCGCGGCGTGGCGGCCGAAGGCCTGCTCGGTCGGCATTTCGCCGAGGTCCGGGTGAGCGTCGCCAGGGTCTGGGCGGGAGAGAAGCAGGTCACCGCGCATGGCTGGATGCGGGTCCCCGGGCCCCCTTGA